Below is a window of Methanocaldococcus jannaschii DSM 2661 DNA.
AGGAATTGAACCAATAGATACACATCCATTCAAGAAATTGGTCTAATAAAATAAAAAATAAATAGTCTCTATTATTCTATTTTATTACTTTTTATAGTTTTGTAATTTTGATTCTTTTTAGAGTAATAGTATATAATTAGTGATAGTTATTTTCCTTGAAAGTGAATTAAAAATGCTATTATCAATTTTAAACATGTGACTTATAATATTACTTTTTTTATAGAAAATTGAAAAATTATTTATAAGGCTTCCAACAAACTAAGTTTTGAATAGTATATACAATACAGGACTTCGTAGTCTATATATTAACTGTTGGAATTTAGATTATATTAAGAGGTATCAATCCCTTTAAAGATTTATTCCTGTGGAGTTCTATAATATTTAGAATCATTGTTAAACGTAGTTGGAATTATGGTAAAATATAATATATACAAAATATGGGGTATTTATTTTTGTAAATATTAATTAATTTTTTTATTTTACTTGTGGGTAGATTGTAGAGAATAGAGGTATGTGTGGTTTAAATGACAAATGCGATGAAGATTATTGAAATGTTGAGGATTATTGACAACAGAGCAAAATTTATGGGTATTAAACTAACTATGATGAAAAATTTATTAGAAAAATACAAAGATAATAAGGAATTGCTAAAAGAAGTTTTGAAATTAACAGAAGGGACACGGCTACATGAACTTATATTGGAGGCATATCCACCTTTAGAGGAATTAAAAAAAGAAATTAGGGAGGAAGAGCATAAGATTAAAATTACTTCTGAAAGTGGGGGAGAAGAGAAAAAAGAATTCTGTACTTTTGAAGGTCCTGTATCTCTCATCGCATATATAAAAGAATATTTGAGGAAATATTATTTAGGAAATAATGTAAAAAGAATTTTTTATGATATTGGTAAAGATTACGCGATTAAATTAGGAATTAACACCTATGATGATATGATTACATTCATGAAAAAAGATTTTGGAGAAGTGGTTATTGAAAAATCGGAACCTTTAACAGTTGTAGTTAAAGATAATAAAGAGTGTAAAAACTGTAAAGCGTCGGAACCGATATGTTATCTAACAGCAGGGTTTATAGCTGGCTGTTTAGAAAATATGACTAACAAAACATATATTGTGGAAGTTACAGAGGAAAAATGTCAAGCTGTTGGAGACCCTTATTGTACATTTGTTGCAAAAAAATCAATAAGATTGGACTAATTCTTTTTTGTAATATTTATGAGACTTTTCGCAGTTTGGGATTAATAAGGAATTTAGATGCTTTAGATATCATTAATTAACTGAATGCACTTATATTCATGTAAAACTAATATATTAATCTTCTTTCCACATAAAAGCAAAATCTTTTAATGCTCTTTTTACCCTATCTATATTTCCTTCAATGATTACTTTATCTTTCTCATCACTGTATTCAAATATAACCCCATGCCATTCTCCTAAGTCACTCAATCTCTCAATCTGCATCTCTTTTTGTAACTTTACCCTTATTGCTTCTACTTTTCCTCTTTTTTTAACTTCCCTATTGTAGTTGCTTTTACTCACTGGGAATTTAGCATTAATCTCTCCTCTAATAGCTTTTATCATCCTATCTAAGTATTTTTCAGTCAGTTCAGTATCACATAAGCTAAAGAGTTGTGATTGAACATAATTCAGTTCTCTTTCAACATTTGCCAATATATTTATGGATGCATGAGGGTCTAAAATGTAATAAGAAAGGAGAGCGTTGGCTAATCTAAGCTTCTCAAAAACAATTTCAGGAACTTTAATCCCCCTATTAACCAACTCAGCTGATAACTCAGATAATACAACCCACTGTTTATCTAAGTTTCTTGCATCCTTCATTCCGTTCCCCATTTCCATAGCTTACCATAGCATTTAATAACTTATCATATAATAACTTATCGTATCTAATCGGTAAGCTATGGAAACGGGTTGTCCTCAACCCATAGCTTCATCGGGAAACACCGTTCCCTCTGCTATGGGTTCATTGGACTTAGGGCTGAACGGATACAGCCCCGTAAATCTCTTTATCAAATTAAATACAGCTACAGTATCCCTATCAGCATAAAATCCGCAATCAAAGCAATACATTAGCCTCGAAGGCAGAGCCCTCTCATCGGCTAATTTATACAGTTGAGATAATCTACTCCCACAATTAGGACATTTTATCGAAGTGTAAGCCGGATTTCCTTCAATAACTTTAACGCCAAATTCTAAGCATTTATTTTTTAAATAACCTAAGAATTTTTTAGCTGAGATGTTATGCAATTTATGTTTTAGTTTTTTAAATGATTTTTTAGCAATATTTTGGTTAAAATAAGGGGATAAGTCTTCAATAACTAAAACTGCATTATTTTCTTTAAGTTTTTTGGCTATTTTGTTGGCTAACTTTTTTAGTATATCTTCTCTGATATTTTTTAACCTCCTACCGAATTTTTTAGCAAAATAAATCCTTTCCTCTTCAACGGTTTATCCTGCTTATGAATTCCTTTAAAAGAAAATTTCTCTTGAATGTTAGTCATTATGTTGGAGTATTTTTCGGTTAATTTTCCTAAATCTGTTTTTATTAACTCTATATTTTCGAAATTACCATAGGTTATATTGTCTAAGTTAAAATCTAAGGCATAAACGGTTTTATAACTATCATTAATTGTTATCTCCTTCTCTAATGGAATTAAAACAGTTATCGTTCCATCTTCTTTATTCAATCTCAATTTAAATCCAGCTTTTATTCCCCAGCCTTCATTTAGCAGTTTAAAAAACTGTTTATGAGGCTTTAGGGGAATAACTATTCTACCATTCGGTGTAGATAATCTTAAATGCAAAGTTTTCTTTCCTTCTTTGTCTATCAAAAATAGTTTTTCTATATTGTTTTTAAAATCTCTATAGTTTGTTAAAACGTCATCTAACCATAAGGAAATGTTTTTAATTTTTGGTTTTGAAGTGTAAGCTTTATCTCTCTTTTTCATTGCTATAAAGCTTTTTATTCTCGTGGATGCATCTTGAGAGGCTGTATAAATATAATGAGTCGGTAACTTTGGGAGTTTGGATTTTATTTCTTCATAAATTCCCTCTCTAATCTTTCTATGGCTCTTTCTATTATTTTTTAAACCGAAATCTAAAGCAATAGATAAAACTTCTTTATAAGATTCGATAGTATTCTCTATGATTTTTATTTTTGTTTTTGTTAATGGTTTGCTTTTCAATGCAATAGTTTTAGTTAGTTTGATTGTTTTGGGCATGATAAGTATTTTGTAGGATTCTATTTCTATATTTTTCTTTCTATGCTATAATTTTGCTATTGTTTGTTATTATTTGATATGGGCTTAGAATTGTTTTGAATCCTTAACCTCTCAATATATCTTTTTAGGACCTGCTCACTATCATAATTAATTCTAACATTCATCTTCTTAAACTCTTCCTTCAACTCCTCTATATTTGTGTCTTTATCTATAAAAAATACTTGATAACTTGTTGTTGAGTTTATATTAAAGATGGCAACTTTATCATCATCCTTTAGCTCTCTTTTATCAATGGCAGCTCTAACTTTAACGAAATTTTCCATTTCGCTATTTAATGCCTCTTTAACAGTTAATATGGATATTAGGGTAGCAACAAACTCTACATTTTTATCGTTCATAGTATCCCTTAATTAATGTTAATTATTCTTATTTTATTCCTCTTCAAATTTAATTTCTTCCTCTGGAAGTATATAAAATACATAGTTCTCTCTCTTTGCTGGAACTTCTTTTAAGAATAACACAATCCCATTAACTGGGGTATTAACAAATCTTATATCTCCCTTTCTACTTTGTAAAGCGGCTATTCTATGCCCACCCAAAATTCTACAACCAAAATCTACAATTGGATAGACTTTATAACCCTCAGCAGGAATCTCTAATAATTTAGTTCCTTTTTTAATGTATGTTATCTGTCTAACTCCACCAACTTCATACTCTATAATCATATCTTTAGTAACAGTTCCCATTAATACATAGTTATCAAAATCATCGTATATAACTTGATATAAAACCTTTCCATCTCCTTCATATTCTTCATCTTTATCTAAAAATTTTATTACTTTTCCGCCATTTTCAATAACTACCTTTCTTCCCTCATGTTTCTCAGCGTTTTCAACATACAACCTTGGAATTCTCATAATATTCACCCCAAATAAAATTTAATAAATTCTACTCATTATAAAATCAGCCAAATCCTCTAAAACTTTCCTTCTGTCTTTATTGAATATCTTTAAATATTCTTTTGCTTCTTCAGTTTTTTGTTTCATAAGTTCTTTTGCATATTCAATTGAAGGCTTTAATATCTCAATTGCTTCTTTAATTTCTTCATCCTTAACATTTTTATTTCCTAAAATTTCCAATAATCTTTTCTTTTTATCTTCATCCAATGTTTTTAGGGCGTGGATAACAATTATTGTCTTTTTACCTTCTCTTATATCACTTCCAACTGGCTTACCTAACTTTTTCTGGTCCCCAATTAAATCTAAAACATCATCCTGTATTTGAAAAGTTAATCCAATTCTTTTTGCATACTCTTTTAATGCTTCCCTTTCTTCTTCATTACAATCAGCCATAACAGCCCCAATTCCCACAGAAGCCTCTAATAAAGCTCCTGTCTTTTTTCTAATCATATCTAAGTATTCTTCCATTGTAGGATAGTAGTTTTCAAATTCCATGTCCATTGCCTGCCCTTCACAAACCTCAACACATGCTTTTGATAGGATTTTTAAAACTTCATGAGCTTTTTTATTATCTTTTATTCTTGAAACTGCTTCAAAAGCTTTAGCATATAATAAATCTCCAGCTAAGATAGCCATTGGCTCTCCATAGACAACATGAACTGTTGGTTTTCCTCTCCTCTCATCATCATTGTCCATAATGTCATCATGTATTAAGGTGTAGTTGTGAATTAACTCTACTGCAGCAGCGGCTGGCAAAACCTCCTCAATATCGTCTTTCTTCAACATATAAGTTACTACAGTTAAATATGGCCTAATTCTCTTTCCTCCAGCAAATAGAAGATGTTTTGACGCGTTATATAGTTTATCATCTTTATCTACATAAGTCTTTAATTCTTCATCAATTTTTTGTAAAATATTTTTATCAAAGAGCATAATTCCACCTCTTTTAAATAATTCTTTCAAAGCTCAAACACTGCCCATTTCTTAATAAATGAACATCCTCTCCCAATCTATAACCTTCTTCCTCAGCTAATTTTGTATATTCAGCTGTTAAGTTAAAGTCCCCATGTGAAGGAATTATATGCTCTGGATTTAACCACCTTAGCATGTCCCTATGGTCTTCTTTTGCAGCATGTCCTGAAACATGAGCTCCTTTAAATATTCTAACTCCCAACAACTTTAATCTTGATTCTAACATGTATCTTTGAGCTGCATTCATTGGATTTGGAATTGGGTCTGCTGAGAACACAACACAGTCATATTTTTCAAACTTGTATGGGGTTTTGTTTGTAGCCATTCTTGACAATACAGCCCCTTCCTCTCCCTGATGTCCTGTGGCTATTATTAGATATTTCTCCTTACCCTCTTTAACTATATTCTTTAAAGCCATCTCTATTGAACTTGGGTCTCCATAAATCCTTAAATCTTCAGGGAATTTAACCAACCCAATATCTTGGGCTATTCCACAGAATCTCATCATACTTCTTCCTAATAAAACAGGAGTTCTGCCCATTTTTTCTGCTATATCTGTAATTGATTTTATCCTTGCAATATGGGAGGAGAATGTTGTTACAATAATACCGTGTTTGTCATTGTCAGCTGCTAATAAGTCATTTTTCAATAAACCAGAAGCGATAATTTCAGGTGGTGTTTTACCTTCGTGATTTATTCTTGTAGTTTCTGATATAAAGCATAACACCCCATTTTTACCAACTTTTTTTATTGCTCTATAATCTGGTCTTTCACCAACAACTGGGAAGTTGTCAAATTTAAAGTCGTTTCCATAGACAATTGAACCATAAGGGGTGTGTAAAACTGGCAATACAGAGTCTGGAATACTATGGGTTATTCTAATAAACTCTAAGGTTATGTTTGGAGTTAAATCTATAGATTCTCCAGCGTTTAAAACAATTAATGGGTTTCTTACATCAAATTTTTTCTCACTTAATATCTCTCTTTTAACCAGTTCAATTGTATAAGGTGTTCCAATAATTGGAGCGTTGTATCTATGGGCTAATTTTGGCACAGCTCCAATATGGTCTAAATGCCCGTGAGATAAGACAATTGCTTTAACTTCTCCCTCAATATTTTTCATAACTGTATCGTTTGGAATTATTCCCTTTTCAATTAACTCTAAGCTATGAAGCTTTGATATGTCAGTATCTTCATGAATCAAAACTCTATCTAATCTTATTCCCATATCCAATATTATAATCTCTCCATCTACATTAACTGCTGTCATATTTCTACCAACTTCTTCATAACCTCCAATAGCAATAATTTCCAATTTCACTCTCTCACATCCTTTAATTTTTTATAATTTTAATGTTTATAAATATTTAATTATTTTAAATAAATTTACAGCCTAACATCTAAGATAAAAATAAAAATCATAAATGGGATAACAGTATTAACAATACTGTTTTATTTTAATCTCTGGGAAATCCATTCTTTTAAAGTTCCTTTAACTATATAAGATGTTTTTTTAAGTTCTTCAATATTTTCAGCTCCAACTAAAAACATCGCTATTTTTAACTCTTTTATATAGCTCTCTAAAACTTTAACAACCTCTTCCCAGCCCTTTAAACTTGCTTTTAATATAGGCAAAGCAACTGAACAGCAATCACAACCAATTGCTATACATTTAGCTATATCTAAACCTCCTCTTATGCCTCCAGAACCAATAACTATACCATCATAAACGCTTTTTACTTCAAATATTGAAGCGGCAGTTGGAATGCCCCAATTAGCAAATTTTTCAGCCAATCTTTTAATTTCCTCCTCCTTAACTCTATAAATCTCAACCTTTGCCCATGAAGTGCCTCCACTTCCTTGAACATCTATTGCATCAAAGCCAATATCTTTTAAAATTAATGCATCTTCCTTTGAAAAACCTTCTCCTACTTGTTTAGCAATAAATGGAATATTTTTATAGCTTTTTTTGTAATTTGAAATAATTTCTTTGAGTTTATATAGGTTTTTAAAGTTTAAATCACCTTCTGGCTGTATAATCTCTTGTAATGGATTGAAATGTATAGCTATAGCATCGGCATCTATCATTTCAATTGCCTTATCTATAATCTCCTCATCCCAATCATCAACAATGAAATTAACTGCTCCTAAGTTACCTATAACTAAATTGTTTGTGTAGTCTCTAACAATGCTATAGGTATCTATCAGCTCATCATTAACAATAGCTGCCCTCTGAGAGCCAACACCCATACCTAAGCCGAGTTCTTCAACTGCCTTGGCTATATTCTTGTTTATCTCCTTTGCCTTACTATGCCCCCCAGTCATACCAGAAACAATAATTGGAGCAGATAGTTTTTTTCCAAACAATTCTATTTCTGTTTCTATATCATTAAAATTAATTCCGCAGGTTCCTTTGTGTATTAGTTCAATATCTTCTAATAATGTTGTTTTTTCATATTCAACATTACAATAACTACATAGAAATATATGTTCTAATTTTCTAACTTCTATCTCATTTCTATTATTAACCATAATTTCACCAAATACTATATAAATATTTGCTATATAACTTTGTGAAATTTTAATAACAAATTAAAAATAGACACATTATAAAAAAGTTAGTATTGACTTTATCAAAAATATTAAAAAAAGAAATAAAATAAAAATTATGAATAATAAAAAATATTTAAATATAAAATGCTAATGGTTTATTCTATTCCCAATTTCTTTAAAACTGGGTCAACTGGGATTGCATGGACGCTAACAGCTAAGTCCTCTGGCTTCATTCCAAATGCCAAACCTAACAACTGACTTAAGTGTAAAACAGGAAGTTTATATTCTTCACCAAACTTCTCTTTTATCTCTACTTGCCCCCTATCAAACTGTAAGTGGCAGAATGGACAGACATTGACGGTGCAATCAGCTCCTGCTTCAAGCATATTTCTTATTTTTTCTTTTGTCATATCTAATG
It encodes the following:
- a CDS encoding V4R domain-containing protein, whose translation is MTNAMKIIEMLRIIDNRAKFMGIKLTMMKNLLEKYKDNKELLKEVLKLTEGTRLHELILEAYPPLEELKKEIREEEHKIKITSESGGEEKKEFCTFEGPVSLIAYIKEYLRKYYLGNNVKRIFYDIGKDYAIKLGINTYDDMITFMKKDFGEVVIEKSEPLTVVVKDNKECKNCKASEPICYLTAGFIAGCLENMTNKTYIVEVTEEKCQAVGDPYCTFVAKKSIRLD
- a CDS encoding DUF2096 domain-containing protein, whose translation is MKDARNLDKQWVVLSELSAELVNRGIKVPEIVFEKLRLANALLSYYILDPHASINILANVERELNYVQSQLFSLCDTELTEKYLDRMIKAIRGEINAKFPVSKSNYNREVKKRGKVEAIRVKLQKEMQIERLSDLGEWHGVIFEYSDEKDKVIIEGNIDRVKRALKDFAFMWKED
- a CDS encoding IS200/IS605 family accessory protein TnpB-related protein, yielding MYFAKKFGRRLKNIREDILKKLANKIAKKLKENNAVLVIEDLSPYFNQNIAKKSFKKLKHKLHNISAKKFLGYLKNKCLEFGVKVIEGNPAYTSIKCPNCGSRLSQLYKLADERALPSRLMYCFDCGFYADRDTVAVFNLIKRFTGLYPFSPKSNEPIAEGTVFPDEAMG
- a CDS encoding DUF749 domain-containing protein, whose amino-acid sequence is MNDKNVEFVATLISILTVKEALNSEMENFVKVRAAIDKRELKDDDKVAIFNINSTTSYQVFFIDKDTNIEELKEEFKKMNVRINYDSEQVLKRYIERLRIQNNSKPISNNNKQ
- a CDS encoding DUF2118 family protein yields the protein MRIPRLYVENAEKHEGRKVVIENGGKVIKFLDKDEEYEGDGKVLYQVIYDDFDNYVLMGTVTKDMIIEYEVGGVRQITYIKKGTKLLEIPAEGYKVYPIVDFGCRILGGHRIAALQSRKGDIRFVNTPVNGIVLFLKEVPAKRENYVFYILPEEEIKFEEE
- a CDS encoding polyprenyl synthetase family protein yields the protein MLFDKNILQKIDEELKTYVDKDDKLYNASKHLLFAGGKRIRPYLTVVTYMLKKDDIEEVLPAAAAVELIHNYTLIHDDIMDNDDERRGKPTVHVVYGEPMAILAGDLLYAKAFEAVSRIKDNKKAHEVLKILSKACVEVCEGQAMDMEFENYYPTMEEYLDMIRKKTGALLEASVGIGAVMADCNEEEREALKEYAKRIGLTFQIQDDVLDLIGDQKKLGKPVGSDIREGKKTIIVIHALKTLDEDKKKRLLEILGNKNVKDEEIKEAIEILKPSIEYAKELMKQKTEEAKEYLKIFNKDRRKVLEDLADFIMSRIY
- a CDS encoding RNase J family beta-CASP ribonuclease, whose product is MKLEIIAIGGYEEVGRNMTAVNVDGEIIILDMGIRLDRVLIHEDTDISKLHSLELIEKGIIPNDTVMKNIEGEVKAIVLSHGHLDHIGAVPKLAHRYNAPIIGTPYTIELVKREILSEKKFDVRNPLIVLNAGESIDLTPNITLEFIRITHSIPDSVLPVLHTPYGSIVYGNDFKFDNFPVVGERPDYRAIKKVGKNGVLCFISETTRINHEGKTPPEIIASGLLKNDLLAADNDKHGIIVTTFSSHIARIKSITDIAEKMGRTPVLLGRSMMRFCGIAQDIGLVKFPEDLRIYGDPSSIEMALKNIVKEGKEKYLIIATGHQGEEGAVLSRMATNKTPYKFEKYDCVVFSADPIPNPMNAAQRYMLESRLKLLGVRIFKGAHVSGHAAKEDHRDMLRWLNPEHIIPSHGDFNLTAEYTKLAEEEGYRLGEDVHLLRNGQCLSFERII
- the fni gene encoding type 2 isopentenyl-diphosphate Delta-isomerase, whose amino-acid sequence is MVNNRNEIEVRKLEHIFLCSYCNVEYEKTTLLEDIELIHKGTCGINFNDIETEIELFGKKLSAPIIVSGMTGGHSKAKEINKNIAKAVEELGLGMGVGSQRAAIVNDELIDTYSIVRDYTNNLVIGNLGAVNFIVDDWDEEIIDKAIEMIDADAIAIHFNPLQEIIQPEGDLNFKNLYKLKEIISNYKKSYKNIPFIAKQVGEGFSKEDALILKDIGFDAIDVQGSGGTSWAKVEIYRVKEEEIKRLAEKFANWGIPTAASIFEVKSVYDGIVIGSGGIRGGLDIAKCIAIGCDCCSVALPILKASLKGWEEVVKVLESYIKELKIAMFLVGAENIEELKKTSYIVKGTLKEWISQRLK